In Phycisphaerales bacterium, a genomic segment contains:
- a CDS encoding ABC transporter permease, producing the protein MTATDVSSHSVLSYCFDVLKSIVLLPLTIAAVLRDIARDVRRYRRLLLEMTWRELADPFAGSFLGVTWSVLHPLLMMAVYATVFAIIFRGSPEANAHGFDFTIQMISAYLPWMAMTNAVLAGCSAVRNKANLVKQVVFPLEVLPIKTVLANLVPQVIGTIFLFIYSLIRFHEVPWTWALWPVMFGLEVLLLCGLVMMVSSIGVYLRDLKDVLQVAFMVLFYATPVLYTEKTLHPDNPTVLKVIDGLLTYNPMSLIVRPFRDICFFGEIRYGWTWLLYPIVAVLLLVIGYRTFRKLKPHFGNAL; encoded by the coding sequence ATGACCGCCACCGATGTTTCGAGCCATTCCGTGCTGTCGTATTGCTTTGACGTGCTCAAGTCGATCGTGCTGCTGCCGCTGACCATCGCGGCCGTATTGCGCGACATTGCGCGCGACGTGCGGCGCTACCGGCGGCTGCTGCTGGAGATGACCTGGCGCGAACTGGCCGACCCCTTTGCCGGGTCGTTCCTCGGCGTGACGTGGTCGGTGCTGCATCCGCTGCTGATGATGGCGGTGTACGCGACGGTGTTCGCGATTATCTTTCGTGGATCGCCGGAAGCGAATGCGCACGGGTTCGACTTCACCATCCAGATGATCTCGGCGTATCTGCCGTGGATGGCGATGACCAACGCCGTGCTGGCCGGGTGCAGCGCCGTGCGCAACAAGGCGAACCTGGTCAAGCAGGTGGTCTTTCCGCTCGAGGTGCTGCCGATCAAGACGGTGCTCGCCAACCTCGTGCCCCAGGTGATCGGCACGATCTTCCTGTTCATCTACAGCCTGATCCGCTTCCACGAGGTGCCGTGGACGTGGGCGCTGTGGCCGGTGATGTTCGGCCTGGAGGTGCTGCTGCTGTGCGGGCTGGTGATGATGGTCTCGTCGATCGGGGTGTACCTGCGCGACCTCAAGGATGTGCTGCAGGTGGCGTTCATGGTGCTCTTCTACGCCACCCCCGTACTCTACACCGAGAAGACGCTGCACCCGGACAACCCGACGGTGCTCAAGGTGATCGACGGCCTGCTGACGTACAACCCGATGAGCCTGATCGTCCGGCCGTTCCGCGACATCTGCTTCTTCGGAGAGATCAGATACGGCTGGACCTGGCTGCTCTATCCAATCGTGGCGGTGCTGCTGCTGGTGATCGGGTACCGCACCTTCCGCAAGCTCAAGCCGCACTTCGGCAACGCGCTGTGA
- a CDS encoding SPASM domain-containing protein, which yields MAFAVSLPVFGTRPQQPLRVEAAQKESGPAIRSMPIDAAMIRHAGGHCYNVDLPLSAFGPGEVPAGEVPGSVVENGRLLGPPAQLHDLIRLRGGGRYSLWNSQTNNAVTLFFSSSDNTDPRSNGRTYGVINQPLSFANDWNHWMARGWKNHSRGAYFLRRGGDRIAPPLYASLGITDICNLKCGICGSQNMLTPVNRRHMDIGIFRKVADTLFPLLVTVELNSRGEPMIHPQFTEMQEIMLDYDIFTRYQTNGTQFVARKLALLAKTRGDVSISIDATGDLFEYARTGAKWEQVDQGTRNLMKVRDPQRLGVGLYPTLTAKTIEGAAALVDWAVEIGVDRIDFHVYEPIEAGVERAPSQQQLDALKQYASRIDGKRPIQIAVEFEIVKPGQLPPVDRPLQMRYENIPRPLGAASAHPEYTCMAPMQNVEIDLDGCVCVCCRTQDRKLGNAMSVEAFADCWFGGEYEAIRASLRRDSLTPPIIDTCRGCVKHYTAGSGIVEFGS from the coding sequence ATGGCCTTTGCCGTCTCCCTTCCTGTGTTCGGCACCAGACCGCAGCAGCCGCTGCGCGTCGAGGCGGCGCAGAAAGAGTCCGGCCCGGCGATCCGGTCGATGCCCATCGACGCCGCCATGATCCGCCACGCCGGCGGCCACTGCTACAACGTCGATCTGCCGCTCAGCGCATTCGGCCCGGGCGAGGTCCCGGCCGGGGAGGTGCCCGGCTCGGTCGTGGAAAATGGCCGGCTGCTCGGCCCACCGGCCCAGTTGCATGATCTCATCCGCCTGCGCGGCGGCGGCCGTTACAGCCTGTGGAACTCGCAGACCAACAACGCCGTCACGCTGTTCTTCTCGAGCAGCGACAACACCGACCCGCGCAGCAACGGCCGGACCTACGGCGTCATCAATCAGCCCCTCTCGTTCGCCAACGACTGGAACCACTGGATGGCGCGGGGCTGGAAGAACCACTCGCGCGGGGCGTACTTCCTGCGGCGCGGCGGCGATCGCATCGCCCCGCCGCTCTACGCCAGCCTCGGCATCACCGATATCTGCAATCTCAAGTGCGGCATCTGCGGCTCGCAGAACATGCTCACGCCCGTCAACCGGCGGCACATGGATATCGGCATCTTCCGCAAGGTCGCCGACACGCTCTTTCCGCTGCTCGTCACCGTCGAACTCAACAGTCGCGGCGAACCCATGATCCACCCGCAGTTCACCGAGATGCAGGAGATCATGCTCGACTACGACATCTTCACCCGCTACCAGACCAACGGCACGCAGTTCGTCGCGCGCAAGTTGGCGCTGCTGGCCAAGACGCGCGGCGACGTGTCCATCTCCATCGACGCCACGGGTGACCTGTTCGAGTACGCCCGGACCGGCGCCAAGTGGGAGCAGGTGGACCAGGGAACGCGCAACCTGATGAAGGTCCGCGACCCGCAGCGACTCGGAGTCGGGCTGTATCCAACCCTCACTGCCAAGACCATCGAAGGCGCTGCGGCACTGGTCGACTGGGCCGTGGAAATCGGCGTCGATCGCATCGACTTCCATGTCTACGAACCGATCGAAGCGGGAGTCGAGCGGGCGCCGTCGCAGCAGCAGCTCGATGCGCTCAAGCAGTACGCTTCGCGCATCGATGGCAAACGCCCGATCCAGATCGCCGTCGAGTTCGAGATCGTCAAGCCGGGGCAGTTGCCGCCCGTCGATCGGCCGCTGCAGATGCGTTACGAGAACATTCCACGGCCGCTGGGCGCGGCGTCGGCGCATCCGGAGTACACGTGCATGGCGCCGATGCAGAACGTCGAGATCGACCTCGATGGCTGCGTGTGCGTCTGCTGCCGCACGCAGGATCGAAAACTGGGCAACGCGATGAGCGTGGAGGCGTTCGCCGACTGCTGGTTCGGCGGCGAGTACGAGGCGATCCGCGCTTCGCTGCGCCGCGACAGCCTCACGCCCCCGATCATCGACACCTGCCGCGGCTGCGTGAAGCACTACACGGCGGGCAGCGGGATTGTGGAGTTTGGATCGTGA
- the asnB gene encoding asparagine synthase (glutamine-hydrolyzing) encodes MNGRLGPQRLRALVEAMNQTMVHRGPDDAGVWVDPTGRCALAQRRLSIVDLSPLGHQPMVDDTGQIGLTFNGEIYNFRELRRRLESQGRRFRSQCDAEVLVHLLAEQHEDRLDALRGMYALAIWNARQRRLMLARDPLGKKPLYIARGRGWFAFASELRALEVIDDLDRTVSPEALADYLLLQYFHAPRTIYRGVEKLEPGCWMLLDDQGRERSGRHFCFDAGSGEPGVQLAGRYEDRVEQLDALLTQAVQRRLMSDVPLGAFLSGGIDSALVVSRMRRLGVHTKTYSVGFADSPDSEHVQAREIAAHLGCEHHDIVLKPDAIELAPMIAASLDEPNGDSSCLPTYLLSEFTRRYVTVALSGDGGDEMFGGYGRYFDTLADVAGRGGAKASDLYLGPRLTIFQPPDLVRFLGEVPAATRAGIDAWSADLDRADRPLIHRMRNMDVQTYLPGAVLAKVDRMSMRHSLEVRCPLLDFDVARFAAALGEDDLVTEAPGGWSGKRILKDLLTRELPAEWVHRRKKGFGLPSNFWDGPALRTFAHEVLAGPDTCLADWLDHGQLKAWLMEQENPQCFSIYRLWPVLMLELWLRGAREGRGPAPEPLVAAGARRGAATAAGS; translated from the coding sequence TTGAACGGGCGCCTCGGACCGCAGCGCCTGCGAGCGCTGGTCGAGGCGATGAACCAGACGATGGTGCATCGCGGGCCCGACGACGCGGGGGTGTGGGTGGACCCGACCGGCCGCTGCGCGCTGGCCCAGCGGCGGCTGTCGATCGTCGATCTCTCCCCGCTCGGGCATCAGCCGATGGTCGATGACACCGGCCAGATCGGCCTGACGTTCAACGGCGAGATCTACAACTTCCGCGAACTGCGGCGGCGCCTGGAATCGCAGGGCCGCCGGTTCAGAAGCCAGTGCGATGCCGAGGTGCTTGTGCACCTGCTCGCCGAGCAGCATGAAGACCGGCTCGATGCGCTGCGCGGGATGTACGCACTCGCAATCTGGAACGCCCGGCAGCGTCGGCTCATGCTCGCGCGCGATCCCTTGGGCAAGAAGCCGCTCTACATCGCGCGCGGCCGGGGGTGGTTCGCGTTCGCCTCAGAACTGCGCGCTCTGGAAGTCATAGACGATCTGGACCGGACCGTGAGCCCTGAAGCGCTCGCGGACTACCTGCTGCTGCAGTACTTTCACGCCCCGCGCACCATCTATCGCGGCGTCGAGAAACTCGAGCCCGGCTGCTGGATGCTGCTCGATGATCAGGGGCGCGAGCGCTCCGGCCGGCACTTCTGCTTCGACGCCGGCTCCGGCGAACCCGGCGTGCAACTTGCCGGCCGCTATGAAGATCGCGTTGAGCAGCTCGATGCGCTGCTCACCCAGGCCGTGCAGCGCCGGCTCATGTCCGATGTGCCGCTGGGCGCATTTCTATCGGGCGGGATCGACTCGGCGCTGGTGGTGAGTCGCATGCGCCGCCTTGGCGTGCACACAAAGACCTACTCCGTCGGCTTTGCCGATTCGCCTGATTCCGAACACGTGCAGGCGCGCGAGATCGCCGCGCATCTCGGCTGCGAGCATCATGACATCGTGCTCAAGCCCGATGCGATCGAACTGGCGCCGATGATCGCGGCGAGTCTGGATGAACCCAACGGCGATTCGAGTTGCCTGCCGACATACTTGCTCAGCGAGTTCACCAGGCGCTATGTGACGGTCGCTCTTTCGGGAGACGGCGGCGATGAGATGTTCGGCGGCTACGGCCGGTACTTCGACACGCTCGCCGACGTCGCCGGGCGAGGCGGCGCGAAGGCATCCGATCTCTACCTCGGCCCGCGGCTGACGATCTTTCAGCCGCCCGATCTCGTGCGGTTTCTGGGCGAGGTTCCCGCCGCGACGCGGGCCGGCATCGACGCGTGGTCGGCAGACCTCGACCGGGCAGATCGGCCGCTGATCCACCGCATGCGCAATATGGATGTGCAAACGTACCTGCCCGGGGCGGTGCTGGCGAAGGTCGATCGGATGAGCATGCGGCACTCGCTGGAGGTGCGCTGCCCGCTTCTCGATTTCGACGTGGCCCGATTCGCGGCGGCGCTGGGTGAGGACGATCTGGTGACCGAGGCGCCGGGCGGCTGGAGCGGCAAGCGGATTCTCAAGGACCTGCTCACGCGCGAATTGCCGGCCGAGTGGGTGCACCGCCGCAAGAAAGGCTTCGGCCTGCCGTCGAACTTCTGGGATGGCCCGGCGCTGCGGACCTTTGCCCACGAGGTACTGGCCGGGCCGGATACGTGCCTGGCCGACTGGCTGGACCACGGCCAACTGAAGGCGTGGCTGATGGAGCAGGAGAATCCGCAGTGCTTCTCGATCTACCGCCTCTGGCCGGTTCTGATGCTTGAACTGTGGCTTCGGGGCGCGCGGGAGGGGCGAGGCCCGGCTCCTGAGCCGCTGGTGGCGGCGGGCGCGCGGCGCGGGGCCGCGACGGCTGCGGGCTCCTGA
- a CDS encoding methyltransferase domain-containing protein: MPARLDNAAAARSVISRAEQFVARWPGGYGRTLWQRVAIIQDEPADLALGLWFACAGAQVQLCCPDASPWVRERDDGLMPILLDEIARREPRLLTQPLEGLQHNNYHRRWGFAYLQGRDAELAEQLTGPVEVVLFDGLDRLSGDPREMLKRIHERTQWSSSIEILPRTGESDIDARLDAIRQAALEVGFGCTGVDGERGAGLSLVRLGSPMSDHPVLDDPTIMAHCFARLDVAAALAKNRTILDAGGWAGLGAERYLKAGAKRVVNLDISTEALELGRQRLGDDDRVEFVQWDLNQSPLPFEEASFDLVVCLEALEHITQQRQAVAEFERVLKPGGLLLVSVPDQDCEETWARLNQHDNAFHLHVPTRGEFEALLARFESIRWLRQADVTGSIVLEDSDAAPTNGRFEIVPQWSARQAQPQVIMALCAKQAGASRKARRAPRVPASDLRVYGSQSDRIVQMRIDEATLDASVRKERLEWWSRANALEAKLRGVTADLEAARSETRQWRDRVQTDEKVAALEARFDATHKAIESIAAELAQSRAQREQESRRWQSEIHHHANVLNEAQRQRFQASTELEKVQRQANEQSAQVARLTSELAAAAARNVELAAQLEAARESARKELAQERARREADAATHAELAAAVKALTTRLDDDRRTLLQRVEALLAQSLEVVDRRCLTVEGKVYDLQDDLDRPAVSPHRNGSPSS, from the coding sequence ATGCCTGCTCGGCTAGACAATGCCGCAGCGGCTCGGAGCGTGATCAGTCGGGCGGAGCAATTCGTCGCGCGCTGGCCAGGCGGCTACGGGCGAACGCTGTGGCAACGTGTCGCCATCATCCAGGACGAACCGGCCGACCTCGCACTCGGCCTCTGGTTTGCCTGCGCGGGCGCCCAGGTGCAGTTGTGCTGCCCCGACGCCTCGCCCTGGGTGCGGGAGCGCGATGACGGCCTGATGCCGATCCTGCTCGACGAAATCGCCCGCCGCGAGCCGCGCCTGCTCACGCAGCCGCTCGAAGGCCTGCAGCACAACAATTACCACCGGCGCTGGGGATTTGCGTATCTGCAGGGACGCGACGCCGAACTCGCCGAGCAGTTGACCGGCCCGGTCGAGGTCGTGCTCTTTGACGGCCTGGATCGGCTGTCGGGCGACCCGCGGGAAATGTTGAAGCGAATCCATGAGCGGACGCAGTGGAGTTCATCAATCGAGATCCTCCCGCGGACCGGCGAGAGCGATATTGACGCCAGACTCGACGCCATCCGGCAGGCGGCCCTTGAGGTCGGCTTCGGCTGCACGGGTGTGGATGGCGAGAGGGGTGCGGGACTGAGCCTGGTCCGCCTCGGCTCGCCGATGTCGGATCATCCGGTGCTGGACGATCCGACCATCATGGCCCACTGCTTTGCGCGCCTCGATGTCGCCGCGGCGCTGGCGAAGAACCGCACCATCCTCGACGCCGGCGGCTGGGCGGGCCTGGGAGCCGAGCGCTACCTGAAAGCCGGCGCCAAGCGCGTGGTCAATCTCGACATCTCCACCGAAGCGCTCGAACTCGGACGGCAGCGGCTGGGCGACGATGATCGCGTCGAATTCGTCCAGTGGGATTTGAACCAGTCGCCCCTGCCGTTCGAGGAAGCTTCGTTCGACCTCGTCGTCTGCCTCGAGGCGCTCGAGCACATTACGCAGCAGCGGCAGGCGGTGGCGGAGTTTGAGCGCGTGCTCAAACCCGGCGGGCTGCTGCTGGTGTCGGTGCCGGATCAGGATTGCGAAGAAACCTGGGCGCGACTGAACCAGCACGACAACGCTTTTCACCTGCACGTGCCGACGCGTGGCGAATTCGAGGCGTTGCTGGCGCGCTTCGAGTCCATCCGCTGGCTGCGGCAGGCCGATGTCACCGGTTCGATCGTGCTGGAAGATTCCGACGCCGCCCCGACGAACGGGCGCTTCGAGATCGTGCCGCAGTGGAGCGCTCGGCAGGCGCAGCCGCAGGTGATCATGGCGCTGTGCGCCAAGCAGGCCGGCGCATCGCGCAAGGCCCGGCGCGCGCCCAGGGTCCCCGCGTCGGACCTGCGCGTCTATGGGAGCCAGAGCGATCGCATTGTGCAGATGCGCATCGACGAGGCAACGCTCGACGCCTCGGTCCGCAAAGAGCGACTGGAATGGTGGTCGAGGGCCAACGCGCTGGAGGCGAAACTCCGCGGCGTTACCGCCGATCTGGAAGCGGCTCGCAGCGAGACGCGGCAGTGGCGCGATCGCGTGCAGACGGATGAGAAGGTCGCCGCCCTCGAGGCGCGATTCGACGCCACGCACAAGGCGATCGAGTCGATCGCCGCCGAACTGGCGCAGTCGCGGGCCCAGCGCGAGCAGGAGAGCCGGCGCTGGCAGAGCGAGATCCACCACCACGCCAACGTGCTCAACGAAGCCCAGCGCCAGCGCTTTCAGGCGAGCACCGAACTCGAAAAAGTCCAGCGCCAGGCGAATGAACAGTCAGCGCAGGTGGCGCGGCTCACCAGCGAACTGGCCGCAGCCGCGGCGCGCAATGTGGAACTCGCGGCCCAACTGGAGGCAGCTCGCGAGTCGGCCCGCAAGGAGCTGGCCCAGGAGCGGGCGCGGCGCGAGGCCGATGCGGCGACGCATGCCGAACTGGCCGCCGCCGTCAAAGCGCTGACGACCCGGCTCGACGATGACCGGCGCACGCTGCTTCAACGGGTCGAAGCGCTGCTGGCGCAATCGCTCGAAGTTGTGGACCGCCGGTGCCTCACCGTCGAAGGAAAGGTCTACGATCTGCAGGACGATCTGGATCGCCCTGCCGTGAGTCCCCACCGCAACGGGAGTCCCTCCTCGTGA
- a CDS encoding glycosyltransferase family 4 protein, with protein sequence MKSPTLATGAASRLVQNESIPAEPGATIDLDALAASVRQWHDEGGVAVACGPLDAGPWLDLFNAFVLAQVAACGARQIRHDAPLWVLHSDGPIPQLNRAVAVPTGDCLAVIPTSRQNITARAMMWLRRAGIRRLWLLTDRGWSLEDSSEVLADLLARRRIKPLLRRLAPGLLVDSAAIGRGLGRWLSQRAHGAEPREAQLIQPLATSAGRDAEVIWREAIDADNATFEPPRRSGGPLRVVQYTGCLYSGGAERQLCNTAIGLHQRGHVCTVRTQHDLDDEHGHYLPLLAQHRIDAGRAGRGRQVNSEALAKVRWDLVAVAPQAIRSYVANLAMELAADPPDVLHAWLDHPNVIAALAGVAAGVPCILLSTRNYNPTHFPRFYLPFVDWYRVVGSSRRVHWLANSHRGAASYAEYVGIEESRFHIVFNGLFRDHFDRPTPAQRRQARQRLGLPAEAPVVAVVNRLDEEKQPELMLKVITLLRERLPNVRVIVAGSGPLEGRVREIIARRNLEQTVTLLGRVSDVVGIMSAADVLLLTSRYEGCPNVALEAQHVGVPVVATDAGGTSDAVSHGVTGYICGVDDVAALVIGLQRLLASSALREQFGVAAQEYVDACFNLDLMVDLTCCVYERALSGMERGGRVETPRPRRQAPAATPAAFEDEKSAPTVQTIRPAAVRT encoded by the coding sequence GTGAAGTCCCCCACCTTGGCGACCGGCGCTGCCAGCCGGCTCGTTCAGAATGAGTCCATTCCCGCTGAGCCGGGCGCGACGATCGACCTCGATGCGCTGGCCGCATCGGTGCGGCAATGGCACGATGAAGGGGGCGTGGCGGTTGCCTGCGGTCCGCTCGACGCCGGACCGTGGCTCGACTTATTCAACGCATTCGTCCTGGCGCAGGTCGCCGCGTGCGGGGCGCGGCAGATCCGCCATGATGCGCCGCTGTGGGTCCTGCACTCCGACGGACCGATCCCGCAACTGAATCGAGCAGTCGCCGTGCCGACGGGCGACTGTCTTGCGGTGATCCCCACATCGCGACAGAACATTACGGCTCGCGCGATGATGTGGCTCCGCCGCGCCGGCATCCGGCGGTTGTGGCTGCTCACCGATCGCGGCTGGTCTCTCGAAGATTCATCGGAGGTGCTCGCAGACCTTCTGGCGCGGCGGCGCATCAAGCCGCTGCTGCGGCGCCTTGCGCCGGGGTTGCTCGTGGACAGCGCCGCCATCGGCCGCGGGCTGGGCCGCTGGCTTTCGCAACGGGCACACGGGGCCGAACCGCGCGAGGCGCAACTGATCCAGCCGCTGGCCACGTCGGCCGGCCGCGACGCGGAAGTGATCTGGCGCGAAGCGATTGACGCGGACAACGCGACGTTTGAACCGCCGCGGCGCTCCGGCGGGCCGCTGCGCGTCGTGCAATACACCGGCTGCCTCTATTCGGGCGGCGCCGAGCGGCAGTTGTGCAACACCGCCATCGGCCTGCACCAGCGCGGCCACGTCTGCACGGTGCGCACGCAGCATGATCTGGATGATGAACACGGCCACTATCTGCCGCTGCTGGCGCAGCACCGCATCGACGCCGGCCGGGCCGGGCGCGGGCGGCAGGTGAACTCCGAGGCGCTGGCCAAGGTGCGGTGGGATCTTGTGGCGGTTGCGCCGCAAGCCATCCGCTCGTACGTGGCGAATCTCGCGATGGAACTGGCGGCAGATCCGCCGGACGTGCTCCACGCGTGGCTCGATCATCCGAACGTGATCGCGGCCCTGGCGGGCGTTGCGGCAGGCGTGCCGTGTATCCTGCTCAGCACGCGCAATTACAACCCGACGCACTTTCCGCGCTTCTACCTGCCGTTTGTCGATTGGTACCGCGTGGTCGGGTCGAGCCGGCGCGTGCATTGGCTGGCCAACTCGCACCGCGGGGCGGCCAGTTACGCCGAGTATGTCGGCATCGAAGAGTCGCGCTTTCACATCGTCTTCAACGGCCTCTTTCGAGACCACTTCGACCGGCCGACGCCGGCGCAGCGGCGCCAGGCGCGGCAGCGGCTGGGCCTGCCGGCCGAGGCCCCGGTGGTCGCGGTGGTCAATCGACTCGACGAAGAAAAGCAGCCCGAACTCATGCTCAAAGTCATCACGCTCCTGCGCGAGCGGCTGCCCAACGTCCGCGTCATCGTCGCCGGGAGCGGCCCGCTGGAAGGGCGCGTGCGCGAGATCATCGCGCGGCGGAACCTCGAGCAGACCGTCACCCTGCTCGGGCGGGTGAGCGATGTGGTCGGAATCATGAGCGCGGCCGATGTGCTGCTGCTCACCAGCCGCTATGAAGGATGCCCCAATGTCGCTCTTGAAGCGCAGCACGTCGGCGTGCCGGTCGTCGCGACGGATGCAGGCGGCACCTCCGACGCCGTCTCGCACGGCGTGACGGGCTACATCTGCGGTGTGGATGACGTGGCTGCGCTGGTCATCGGCCTGCAGCGCCTGCTCGCCAGCAGCGCGCTGCGCGAGCAGTTCGGCGTGGCGGCACAGGAATACGTGGATGCCTGCTTCAATCTCGATCTGATGGTGGATCTGACCTGCTGTGTCTACGAGCGAGCCTTGAGCGGCATGGAGCGCGGAGGCCGAGTCGAGACGCCGCGGCCGCGGCGCCAGGCGCCGGCCGCGACGCCCGCCGCATTCGAAGATGAGAAGTCGGCGCCGACGGTGCAGACCATCCGGCCGGCCGCCGTACGAACCTGA